GATCGGCCCCATTGAGCTGGTTTGAATGGCGACCGGCTTGCCGGCCAGCGGCTGATTCGGTACGCGAGACAGCCAGTCGATGGCGTTCTTCAACCCGCCGGGTACGGAATAGTTATATTCAGGGGTGACGATGATCACGCCGTCGGCCTGGCGGATCTGCTCGGCGATCGCCTCGACCGCGGCAGGGAAGCCTTCACCCTGTTGCATGTCGGCGTCGTACAGCGGGATATCGCGGATGGAGGGCAGCGCTTCAATGGTGACGCCCTGCGGGGCCAGGCCAGGCAGGGCGCGGGCCACCATGGCGTTGTAGGAGCCTTTGCGCAGGCTGCCGAGTAGAGTGACGATTTTTAAGGCTTGGTCTGACATGGTGATTCTCCCTTTCGAATGAGCAGATTCAGCGTACAACATGGGCGAATAGTAGGCTAAAGCGCGGGTCGAGAATAGGCGATTGCTCAACATTTAGCTGTCTTTACAATTTAATCCAGTAACTGGTGCGGTAAAGATCGCGTTATCCGCTTTGCGCCGCGTCAACCTGGCGTCTTCAGGCCCGTCAGTTTAACGAAGCGTGAGGATGCCGCCGGGCTGCGCGGCGAGATTTCCCCGTCTTTGTGCAGGCCGCCGCGCTCTTCGTAGCGCCAGCACAGCAGGCGATCCAGCCCGGGGCTGCCGGCGCAGGCCCAGCTCAGATATTCGTCGGCATCGCTCATCACCTGAACGTCCGGCGTGGCGCTGGAACGCAGGTGGCCGGAGAAGGGATGCAGACGCAGCGTAGACTGGCCGCTGTTGCCGAGGCCGGAAATTTTCAGCACGCTTTGCCGAATGCTCCACAGCTGAGTCTCCGCCTCCAGCCGATCGTCCTGCGCGCCGATCCAGGCGCTTTCCGCCGGCGTCTGGTGCGCGTTCTGCAGCGCGCTTTGCCGGCTGCCGCGCGCCCGCATCACTTCGATATCCAGTCCGACTTTGCCTTCGTCGCTGAGCAGCACGCCCACGGTGTTGCTGGCATAGGCGAGGCTAAAATCGGGCAGCTGATGATCGGCGAAGCAGGGGCGGCCGGTGGGTGTGGTGGCGATGGGTGGCAGCGTCGGCAGGCCGTACAGGTAGAACATCATTTCGGCGAGCAGAATGCGCCCTTGCAGGTAGCGCGTGCGGCGCTTAACGGAAAAGGTGCGGGTGGCGGCTATCACTTCGTCGGCGAGTCTCTGGGTATCCAGGACAGCGGAGGCCGGGGTCCATCGGGCAAAATGACACGCCATTGTTCGCTCCATGACAGAGGGTCGCTAAGAACGCAGGGGTGTTAGATTAAGACTAAGTTGAGGATTTATCATCAAAAAACACTATGCGTTTTATCCGATTTGTTGCCGATTTCAGTGATGAGCGGCACAGGCGTTATTCCAGGATCCAGCTATCGCCGGTGGCCGGCGCGATACCTTCCGGCAGCCATAGCCGGCCCCACGCGCCGGTACAGTGGCAGCCCATGATCTTTTCCGGCTGGTGCTGCCGTAAAAAACGGCGCACGCGCCAGAGCGTGCGCGGGGAAGCGCAACGCAGATGAAAACCACCAATTAAGGCGTGGATCCGATCGATTCCGGTGATTTTCTGGCAGTGGCGCACGATATTCACGATCCCGCGATGCCCGCAGCCGGTCACGATCACCAGACCGCGATCCGATTTGTAAATCAGCACCCCTTCGTCGATAACGTAATCCACCGCCGCGTTTTCCCCGGTAATCACCCCGTAGGCGCGCGGTGCGGGCACGGCGATTTCACCTGACCACATAAAGCGATCGCCGATCGCCAGCGGCTCGCGGCTGTAGTGCATGTTATGGCGCGAGTAGTCGATGTCCAAAGAGAGCTTTTTGATTTTGCGGGTGTGGCCCAGCACCTTCAGCGCCGCATAGCGTTCATCACCGATTTGGGGATGGCAGATGATGCGGCTGTTGTCCGGCAGCCAGGCGACGCCGCCGCAGTGGTCATAGTGGCCGTGGGAGAGCACCGTCGCGGTGATGCGGGAGAGATCGACGCTCATCAGCGCCGCATTGCGCAGGAAGCTGTCGTCGGGGCCGGTGTCGAACAGTATGGAGGTCGTCTCGTCCTCAATCAGCAGGCTTAACCCGGCCTTGGCCTGCAATAGCGGGTTGGCGCCGGCGGCGCGGCGGTTTTCCAGCAATACCTTGAGGGTTAACGCCATGTTGACTCGTTCCTGAGAAAGACACCTGACCGTCCAGTATATCGCGGGCAGTTGCAGCGGCGCTGTGAGCCAGCGCGCAGAGCGAGAGCGGGAAAGAAAAACGGCCGGAACAAGGGCTTATCCCGGCCGTGAAGGCCTCTGGCAGCGCGTTATTTCCCGATACAGAAGCTGGAGAAGATGCGGCCCAGCAGGTCGTCGGAGGTGAATTCGCCGGTGATTTCGCTCAAGGCCAGCTGCGCCTGGCGCAGTTCCTCGGCCAGCAGTTCGCCCGCGTAAGCGCTCACTAACTGTTCTTTGCCCTGCACCAGATGCTGCGCCGCCAGTTCCAGCGCCTGCAGGTGGCGACGGCGCGCCAGGAAGCCGCCTTCCATGTTGCTGGTGAAGCCCATGCTCTGTTTCAGATGATCGCGCAGCACATCGACGCCTTCGCCAGTGCGGGCCGACAGGCGAATAAGTGAGTGGTTATTCACTTCCGTCAGGCCCAGCGTTTCACCGGTGATGTCGGCTTTGTTGCGCACCACGGTGATCGGCAGCGTTGCCGGCAGGCGCGCCATAAACTCCGGCCAGATCTCCGCCGGCTCGGTGGCGGCGGTGGTGGTGCCGTCAACCATAAACAGCACTCTGTCGGCCTGTTCGATCTCGTTCCAGGCACGTTCGATGCCGATACGTTCAACTTCGTCGCTGGCGTCGCGCAGGCCGGCGGTGTCGATGATGTGCAGCGGCATGCCGTCGATATGGATATGTTCACGCAAGACGTCGCGGGTGGTGCCGGCGATATCGGTGACGATCGCCGCCTCGCGCCCGGCCAACGAATTGAGCAGGCTGGATTTACCGGCGTTGGGGCGCCCGGCGATCACCACCTTCATCCCTTCGCGCAGCAGGCTGCCCTGGCGCGCTTCACCACGCACGTTATCCAGATCCGCCATCACGTCGTTGAGCTGCGCCTCGATTTTACCGTCGGACAGGAAGTCGATTTCCTCGTCCGGGAAGTCGATCGCCGCTTCCACGTAGATTCGCAGGTGAGTGAGCGCTTCCACGAGCTGGTGGATGAGGATGGAAAATGCGCCCTGCAGCGAGTTCATCGCCGAACGTGCCGCCTGCTCGGAGCTGGCGTCGATCAGATCGGCGATCGCTTCGGCCTGCGCCAGATCGAGTTTGTCGTTGAGAAACGCGCGCTCGGAGAACTCGCCGGGCCGGGCGATGCGCACGTCGGGCAGCGCCAGCACGCGCTTGAGCAGCAGATCGAGGATCACCGGCCCGCCGTGGCCCTGCAGCTCCAGCACGTCTTCGCCGGTAAAGGAGTTTGGCCCCGGAAACCACAGCGCGATGCCCTGATCGAGGGTGGCACCGGCGGCGTCGCGGAACGGCAGATAGTCAGCGTAGCGCGGCTTCGGCAGCTTGCCGAGCAACGCCTGGGCGACGTCTTTGGCCTTGCTTCCGGAAATGCGCAGAATGCCGACGCCGCCGCGTCCCGGCGGGGTGGCTTGGGCTACGATGGTATCGGTGGTGCTCATAACGGTTCTCTCTGACGATTAAGATGCAAAAAGGCGGTCTAATGACCGCCTTTGGTGTGACTGCAAGGGTCGGCGCGCCGAACCCCTACACTACGCTTAGCTTTTTTTCTTGTCGCGGCTGTGCAGACCGCGTTTTTCCAGACCACGGTAAATCAGCTGCTGCTGCAGGATGGTCACCAGGTTGCTGACGATGTAGTACAGCACCAGACCGGACGGGAACCACAGGAAGAACACTGTGAAGATCACCGGCATGAAGGTCATGATTTTCTGCTGCATCGGGTCAGTCACGGTGGTCGGCGACATCTTCTGAATGAAGAACATCGTCACGCCCATCAGGATTGGCAGGATGTAGTACGGGTCCTGCGCCGACAGGTCATGGATCCACAGGGCGAACGGCGCGTGGCGCAGCTCGACCGAACCCATCAGCATGTAGTACAGCGCCAGGAAGATCGGCATCTGAATGATCAGCGGCAGACAGCCGCCGAGCGGGTTCACTTTCTCCGCCTTGTACAGCGCCATCATCTCTTGGCTCATGCGCTGTTTGTCATCGCCGATGCGCTCGCGCATCGCCTGCAGCTTCGGCTGCAGCATGCGCATTTTCGCCATCGAGGTGTACTGCGCCTTGGTCAGCGGGTACATGATGCCGCGCACGATGAAGGTGATGATGATGATGGAGAAGCCCCAGTTGCCGATAAAGCCGTGGATGAACTTCAGCAGTTTGAACAGCGGCTGGGAGATGAACCACAGCCAACCGTAATCCACGGTCAGATCCAGGTGTGGCGCCAGCTGGGCCATCTGGTCCTGCAGCTCCGGGCCGACCCACAGGGTGGCGTTCAGCTGTTGCTGAGCGCCCGGCTGCACCACGACCGGCGTAGATTTGAAGCCGATGGTGGACAGGTTGTCACCCGGTTTGGCGGTGTAGAAGGTGTTGTCACCCTTGGTCGCCGGCACCCACGCGGTGGCGAAGTACTGTTGCAGCATCGCAACCCAACCGTCTTTGGTGGTGACGCTCAGGTTTTCGTCTTTGTCGAACGCGTATTTCTGGTACTTGTCCTCGCTGGACGAGTACGCCGCGCCGCGGAAGGTATGCAGCGCGAAGTTGCTGCTGCCGGTGTCACGGTGCTTAGGCAATTCGGTGGTCTGCTTCAGCTGGCCAAACAGGGTCAGCTCCAGCGGCGTCGCGCCTTTGTTGTCGATGCTGTAATCCACGCCGACCGCATAGTGGTTGCGTTTGAGCACGAAGGTCTTGGTGTAG
Above is a window of Serratia nematodiphila DZ0503SBS1 DNA encoding:
- a CDS encoding NADPH-dependent FMN reductase; its protein translation is MSDQALKIVTLLGSLRKGSYNAMVARALPGLAPQGVTIEALPSIRDIPLYDADMQQGEGFPAAVEAIAEQIRQADGVIIVTPEYNYSVPGGLKNAIDWLSRVPNQPLAGKPVAIQTSSMGPIGGARCQYHLRQILVFLDAMVMNKPEFMGGVIQSKVDEQAGELSDQGTLDFLTGQLSAFSDFIRRVE
- the yidC gene encoding membrane protein insertase YidC; the protein is MDSQRNLLLIALLFVSFMIWQAWQTDNAPQPAAQTTQQTSNAVAGDAASQAVPASGQGKLITVNTDVLSLTINTRGGDIEQAKLLAYPDTLGSSTPFQLLETTPSFVYQAQSGLTGKNGPDNPANGERPLYQAAQDSYTLPEGQDELRIPLTYTGKDGAIYTKTFVLKRNHYAVGVDYSIDNKGATPLELTLFGQLKQTTELPKHRDTGSSNFALHTFRGAAYSSSEDKYQKYAFDKDENLSVTTKDGWVAMLQQYFATAWVPATKGDNTFYTAKPGDNLSTIGFKSTPVVVQPGAQQQLNATLWVGPELQDQMAQLAPHLDLTVDYGWLWFISQPLFKLLKFIHGFIGNWGFSIIIITFIVRGIMYPLTKAQYTSMAKMRMLQPKLQAMRERIGDDKQRMSQEMMALYKAEKVNPLGGCLPLIIQMPIFLALYYMLMGSVELRHAPFALWIHDLSAQDPYYILPILMGVTMFFIQKMSPTTVTDPMQQKIMTFMPVIFTVFFLWFPSGLVLYYIVSNLVTILQQQLIYRGLEKRGLHSRDKKKS
- a CDS encoding 4'-phosphopantetheinyl transferase family protein codes for the protein MACHFARWTPASAVLDTQRLADEVIAATRTFSVKRRTRYLQGRILLAEMMFYLYGLPTLPPIATTPTGRPCFADHQLPDFSLAYASNTVGVLLSDEGKVGLDIEVMRARGSRQSALQNAHQTPAESAWIGAQDDRLEAETQLWSIRQSVLKISGLGNSGQSTLRLHPFSGHLRSSATPDVQVMSDADEYLSWACAGSPGLDRLLCWRYEERGGLHKDGEISPRSPAASSRFVKLTGLKTPG
- the mnmE gene encoding tRNA uridine-5-carboxymethylaminomethyl(34) synthesis GTPase MnmE: MSTTDTIVAQATPPGRGGVGILRISGSKAKDVAQALLGKLPKPRYADYLPFRDAAGATLDQGIALWFPGPNSFTGEDVLELQGHGGPVILDLLLKRVLALPDVRIARPGEFSERAFLNDKLDLAQAEAIADLIDASSEQAARSAMNSLQGAFSILIHQLVEALTHLRIYVEAAIDFPDEEIDFLSDGKIEAQLNDVMADLDNVRGEARQGSLLREGMKVVIAGRPNAGKSSLLNSLAGREAAIVTDIAGTTRDVLREHIHIDGMPLHIIDTAGLRDASDEVERIGIERAWNEIEQADRVLFMVDGTTTAATEPAEIWPEFMARLPATLPITVVRNKADITGETLGLTEVNNHSLIRLSARTGEGVDVLRDHLKQSMGFTSNMEGGFLARRRHLQALELAAQHLVQGKEQLVSAYAGELLAEELRQAQLALSEITGEFTSDDLLGRIFSSFCIGK
- a CDS encoding MBL fold metallo-hydrolase, giving the protein MALTLKVLLENRRAAGANPLLQAKAGLSLLIEDETTSILFDTGPDDSFLRNAALMSVDLSRITATVLSHGHYDHCGGVAWLPDNSRIICHPQIGDERYAALKVLGHTRKIKKLSLDIDYSRHNMHYSREPLAIGDRFMWSGEIAVPAPRAYGVITGENAAVDYVIDEGVLIYKSDRGLVIVTGCGHRGIVNIVRHCQKITGIDRIHALIGGFHLRCASPRTLWRVRRFLRQHQPEKIMGCHCTGAWGRLWLPEGIAPATGDSWILE